In Antedon mediterranea chromosome 10, ecAntMedi1.1, whole genome shotgun sequence, one genomic interval encodes:
- the LOC140061160 gene encoding glycoprotein hormone beta-5-like yields the protein MRMDHRRLYAFLAVLPFVLISTVNSVDPSTTTDCFKHTKMKHIASKPGCQDQVIYVHGCWGRCNSNEIPELEPPYTAAFHPMCYYDTYTTATKTLSNCANGVDPTYTYINAVTCVCKAPSSSESAYAYRPDNYV from the exons ATGCGAATGGATCATCGAAGATTGTATGCTTTTTTGGCCGTGCTGCCTTTTGTATTAATATCTACAGTGAACTCTGTAGATCCTAGCACGACGACAGACTGTTtcaaacacacaaaaatgaaaCATATAGCATCAAAGCCAGGGTGCCAGGACCAGGTTATATACGTGCATGGATGCTGGGGTCGTTGTAACTCAAATGAG attCCGGAGTTGGAACCTCCGTACACGGCCGCCTTCCATCCTATGTGTTACTATGATACATACACGACGGCTACAAAAACACTGAGCAATTGTGCAAATGGCGTAGACCCAACGTACACGTATATAAACGCAGTCACATGCGTATGTAAAGCGCCAAGTTCTTCAGAATCGGCGTACGCATACCGCCCAGACAACTACGTATAA
- the LOC140061158 gene encoding uncharacterized protein codes for MGRSHSKKRRQQKRLTEWQTRIGKRREGRQTRRWRGDIISYTGTTCRTAQNRKKCGKGLRRATYDRGSDVAKPRAYGVPKQCPEEQAIEYAEKKAKKLESSSVEGPLWVQAKPGGLMPLRYATGTVDDRAEMVDED; via the exons ATGGGCAGGTCACATAGCAAGAAGAGAAGACAACAGAAAAGATTGACAGAATGGCAGACGAGAATCGGTAAAAGAAGAGAAGGTAGACAAACACGCAGATGGAGGGGCGACATCATATCTTATACAGGTACAACTTGTAGGACAGCACAGAACAGAAAGAAATGTGGGAAAGGCTTGAGGAGGGCTACATACGACAGGGGCAGTGATGTTGCTAAACCCAGAGCTTATGGGGTCCCtaagcagtgcccagaggaacagGCAATAGAATATGCCGAAAAAAAAGCTAAGAAGCTCGAGTCCTCCAGCGTTGAAGGGCCACTTTGGGTCCAGGCTAAACCAGGGGGCCTCAtgcctctgcgttacgccactggcaCAGTGGATGATAGAGCCGAG ATGGTAGATGAAGATTAA